A portion of the Choristoneura fumiferana chromosome 20, NRCan_CFum_1, whole genome shotgun sequence genome contains these proteins:
- the Ras64B gene encoding ras-like protein 2, with product MSRPGDRPNQAQTYKLVVVGGGGVGKSAITIQFIQSYFVTDYDPTIEDSYTKQCVIDDIPAKLDILDTAGQEEFSAMREQYMRSGEGFLLVFSVAEHASFDELYKFHKQILRVKDRDEFPMLMVGNKADLEVQRVVSLDEAQALSRQLKVPYIECSAKARMNVDQAFHELVRLVRRFQEAERVHIKAESGRKKRTCVLL from the exons ATGTCGCGGCCAGGAGATAGACCAAATCAAGCGCAGACGTACAAACTAGTCGTCGTGGGAGGCGGTGGTGTAGGAAAAAGTGCTATCACTATACAGTTCATTCAG AGCTATTTTGTAACAGATTACGATCCTACCATCGAAGACAGCTACACAAAGCAATGCGTGATAGACGATATTCCCGCTAAATTGGACA TCCTGGACACAGCGGGGCAGGAGGAGTTCTCAGCAATGCGGGAGCAGTACATGCGTTCTGGGGAAGGCTTCCTGCTCGTGTTCTCGGTGGCCGAACATGCCAGCTTCGACGAACTCTACAAGTTCCACAAGCAGATCCTCCGTGTGAAGGACCGGGACGAGTTTCCTATGCTCATGGTCGGGAACAAGGCTGATTTGGAGGTCCAGAGAGTT GTATCTCTAGACGAGGCACAAGCGCTATCCCGTCAACTGAAGGTCCCGTACATAGAGTGCAGTGCCAAAGCCCGTATGAACGTCGACCAAGCCTTCCACGAACTGGTGCGGCTGGTCAGGCGGTTCCAGGAGGCGGAACGAGTGCATATCAAGGCGGAAAGCGGCCGCAAGAAACGGACTTGCGTGCTCTTGTAA
- the LOC141439073 gene encoding LOW QUALITY PROTEIN: calcineurin-binding protein cabin-1-like (The sequence of the model RefSeq protein was modified relative to this genomic sequence to represent the inferred CDS: inserted 1 base in 1 codon) yields the protein MIKIAALNDESEEETGSEEEVTKEALEQIALQQYAKALELHRKGNSKDATQLLKDLLDTELLYDVKKPAQGEKVSGPLLNLKYLCHKNLGAFLSTSDIDAAIECYCAASELDDTDVTLWHCLGQLCMRAKRYEMALNAFQRGTDRNPRHWPCLDKIVTLLLGLDFKEECISAIHDTLQLDPGYLRGLAYRKHIYTAYPYIREFMEYLNPIYKWDEKDDDPFDSEDAEKLLKEAEVIHEEFIEQQKAKKFKYVLPHLKLQKPINSLTWSSVGNSLVHMHHYITENYYSHACFIDIIFEKGTVEEPMEVSEDLKKVDDPEKTEENAESDKNNENVSENDNEVSDKDKAATDSEKVESDIEMVATEPPAEAQLEQKTQKKQPVRRRGSAISSLQQWEWYTKRRSGRKKTNKADRLNDNIYETLRRMVPIGLAPENSEKKESKTRETSPDVPDLNKLFNEKKQPEKDTEEYFDTGKENDDVQLFITKYTENKKDIIDILKDYVNILADKWRVKWPEDLPTIFIESNKCYNNHIDVPSCAGDNDEELIHYTAVNMLVEEFLVNKKMNASGDKETHSLNVVESIGLILTLKPHVFSGINCLEYMLRYLWVKLHISMLNKCDELALDSLYQLSHEFEAMGEHKDTYNLYMTNFTIKPIINIKEIDGYIVFLERNKKLSTVMDLYDQGNYEEVLSIIIDSFEHCKVIAKQQEEEMSLDFAVQLCLILDTYWALGKVHECFKWSLISLHEALKHFFRCTSCSEDYKKWTVAVVKILCCIEHILTTEGLTCLDAATQKEISQGLEDLIRIIGHQVETNATEMPFGTIVPWILIYYILQREEDQGRVAVIPEADKSDSDSVPNPLMVLFIGHQQLGNRGWCCHSDGKLLYFILDTIVPRIRSPALAKSSEQLVQLMEQCIYCLYGHPSRKTKVKYFEDHNVTPYSLDWHRAQQLYEIFRPVTLPELEGKVSAITTDTEQLFQRILALLPSDCDPQKYVPEVEKYIKGTKTRLPTVPPLLSYKMKDIYFLLGDYYFKKEEVDMAVKFNMLDVVINNKRFESWAQISLAKVTTLERPLKSCKNLNEKEFLNPARCIVRCFQRSLEIDPNHCNMWVEYGMFVYIVHSFCSRALKQASESLSMEDFASLEKQKEDMLDTTHKCFTAAEILTANDYDKSYDEIWLYYYMLGKVAEKRNKPPAVYLDFYSKAVDMLQKAGAIYPLKISYSTPMTLSIEXLEMHYRIHASILKYIEQHENKPIPVSVGKVFQTCIEEWKKGPFSRKSAKDRENAALETEKAETKSVAADEPVQAANILKRSVSDAGEESNIDAKRLKLESAAAKVRRSASYDTERIANKEPVKQTTNSEAEPAKDANTLMEITEPTNETNNKEQEKETDLQKPDTVSIVADNTEKEKDKTDLGKKEDSSSSSSSSTGSSSSDSTTDSSTDSSRDSESSNKSSNDSRPLTDEEIMNIVSACLYALEDCASRFPPHYKAIYRLAHYHFYFKKGKDIERCRDLMLFNFTSSFGSSIGGLFSERKTANFFNNIWKIPVDEVERAGGFAFHMSRCVLLTMEILKEIDDHKTLLDLTLQLQKIPEPDKTYLRDCDRGELAQQAFSLSVLSLKGQLLKFCQQPDLKSNEVEQQGLKSLMIDIYLSYQRVQKQSNSKQFVNLLVDAYKLITTTPITDNMNLVDLSLKYCQVLRQTSNQENLLKSQNAQKKQAAKMAAAAAAAETMKATNHAKTNPKVSLTATPTSSTAATTATALPKMSQHEMAAAFQNYLPMLNDPVISQQTAAALSLSYLSNALAGYSSLQNTLQNSLQTSLQNSFQAEFYRQFLGQGFSSYIPPAKKQKRGPKPGSRQNTVSSQLKASKSFSAGTSMHKTASTSTSGLQKPTSSVQKTTASLQKSASAPLAPSMGTVLPSLPASMTAGLTTYNPPVSTHSVPTQAHMSSASTVSAPIHTKPPMPHQQVSPGKTLQEKLAERQKNMPTISKNVSTQEINASISRLPSSLTITKTAVPKAPIVQGKKPEVKKALFNETEARPKPLSSDEVIVLDDD from the exons ATGATTAAAATAGCAGCATTGAACGATGAGTCTGAAGAAGAGACCGGTTCAGAGGAAGAGGTCACTAAGGAAGCTTTGGAACAGATTGCGTTACAGCAATACGCTAAAGCTCTCGAATTGCACAGAAAAGGAAACTCAAAGGACGCCACACAGCTTCTCAAAGATTTGCTAGACACGGAACTGTTATACGATGTCAAGAAGCCGGCGCAAGGTGAGAAAGTATCAGGTCCTTTGCTTAATTTGAAGTACTTGTGTCATAAAAATTTAGGGGCATTTTTGAGTACTTCCGATATTGATGCAGCTATAGAATGTTATTGCGCCGCTTCTGAGCTGGATGACACTGATGTCACGCTGTGGCATTGTCTTGGGCAGCTGTGTATGCGTGCTAAACGATACGAGATGGCATTGAACGCTTTTCAGCGAGGGACTGACCGCAACCCACGGCACTGGCCATGTCTTGATAAAATAGTCACTCTTTTACTAGGATTAGATTTCAAAGAAGAGTGTATTTCAGCTATCCATGATACCTTACAACTGGATCCTGGATACTTGAGAGGTTTGGCATACAGAAAACACATATACACGGCCTATCCATATATCAGAGAATTTATGGAATATCTTAACCCAATATACAAATGGGATGAAAAAGATGACGATCCATTTGATAGCGAAGATGCTGAAAAACTATTAAAAGAGGCTGAAGTAATACATGAAGAGTTTATAGAACAACAAAAGGCAAAGAAATTCAAATATGTATTGCCTCATTTAAAATTACAGAAGCCAATTAACAGTCTTACTTGGAGTTCAGTTGGAAATTCTCTGGTTCACATGCACCATTACATAACAGAGAACTATTACAGTCATGCTTGTTTCATAGATATTATATTCGAAAAAGGAACTGTGGAAGAACCAATGGAAGTGTCTGAAGATTTGAAGAAAGTTGATGATCCTGAAAAAACAGAAGAAAATGCAGAGAGcgacaaaaataatgaaaatgtgtCAGAAAATGATAATGAAGTATCTGATAAGGACAAAGCTGCAACAGATAGTGAAAAAGTTGAAAGTGACATAGAAATGGTTGCTACAGAACCACCAGCTGAAGCACAGCTTGAGCAGAAAACTCAGAAGAAACAGCCTGTTCGTAGAAGAGGCAGTGCAATTAGTTCATTGCAGCAATGGGAATGGTACACAAAGCGACGGTCTGGTAGGAAAAAGACAAACAAAGCGGACAGACTCAATGACAATATCTATGAAACTTTAAGAAGGATGGTGCCAATTGGCTTAGCCCCTGAAAATTCTGAGAAAAAAGAGTCTAAAACCCGAGAAACTTCTCCTGATGTTCCAGatctcaataaattatttaatgaaaaaaagcaGCCTGAGAAAGACACAGAAGAATATTTTGATACTGGCAAGGAAAATGATGATGTACAACTATTTATTACAAAGTATACTGAAAATAAGAAGGACAttattgacattttaaaagACTATGTGAACATTTTGGCTGACAAATGGAGAGTGAAATGGCCTGAAGATCTACCAACCATATTTATTGAATCCAATAAGTGCTACAATAATCACATTGATGTGCCATCATGTGCAGGTGATAATGATGAAGAGTTAATACATTATACAGCAGTAAATATGCTGGTTGAAGAATTCTTAGTCAATAAAAAGATGAATGCAAGTGGAGATAAAGAGACACATAGTTTGAATGTTGTGGAGTCAATTGGTTTGATTCTAACCCTAAAGCCACATGTTTTTTCTGGTATAAACTGCTTGGAATATATGCTGCGGTATCTTTGGGTGAAGCTACACATCAGCatgttaaataaatgtgatgaaTTGGCTTTAGACAGCTTATATCAATTATCACATGAATTTGAAGCAATGGGGGAGCACAAAGATACTTATAATCTTTATATGACAAACTTCACAATCAAACCAATAATTAATATCAAAGAAATAGATGGATACATTGTAtttttagaaagaaataaaaaactatcaaCAGTCATGGACTTGTATGATCAAGGCAACTATGAAGAGGTACTATCTATTATCATAGATTCGTTTGAACATTGTAAGGTTATAGCCAAGCAGCAAGAAGAAGAGATGTCTCTAGATTTTGCTGTACAACTGTGCCTAATTTTAGACACCTACTGGGCTCTAGGCAAAGTACATGAATGCTTCAAATGGTCATTAATAAGTTTACATGAAGCTCTAAAACACTTCTTTCGCTGCACATCTTGTTCAGAAGATTATAAAAAGTGGACAGTTGCAGTGGTTAAAATACTTTGCTGTATAGAACACATACTGACAACAGAAGGCTTGACATGTCTAGATGCGGCCACCCAAAAAGAGATCAGTCAGGGTCTGGAAGACCTAATTAGAATAATTGGTCATCAAGTTGAAACAAATGCTACTGAGATGCCTTTTGGTACAATAGTACCttggattttaatttattatatactgCAAAGAGAAGAAGATCAGGGTCGCGTTGCTGTGATTCCTGAAGCTGATAAAAGCGACAGTGACAGTGTCCCTAACCCGCTTATGGTGCTGTTCATTGGACATCAACAGTTAGGGAACAGAGGTTGGTGTTGTCATTCTGATGGGAAACTCCTATATTTCATTCTAGATACAATAGTGCCAAGGATAAGATCTCCAGCATTAGCTAAGTCATCAGAACAACTTGTGCAATTAATGGAACAATGCATTTACTGCTTATATGGTCACCCAAGTAGGAAGACAAAGgtgaaatattttgaagatCACAATGTGACTCCATATTCATTAGATTGGCACAGAGCCCAACAGTTGTATGAGATATTTAGACCTGTCACTTTACCAGAGCTAGAGGGCAAGGTGTCAGCTATAACAACAGACACTGAACAGCTTTTCCAACGTATACTAGCGTTGCTACCCTCAGATTGTGACCCACAAAAGTATGTGCCAGAAGTCGAGAAATACATAAAAGGCACCAAGACAAGACTTCCAACTGTACCCCCACTTTTGTCGTACAAGATGAAAGATATATACTTTTTGTTAGGAGACTATTATTTTAAGAAAGAAGAAGTAGATATGGCTGTTAAGTTCAATATGCTTGACGTTGTAATTAACAACAAACGTTTTGAATCTTGGGCACAAATATCTCTAGCAAAAGTTACAACACTCGAAAGGCCTCTGAAATCCTGTAAGAATCTAAATGAAAAAGAGTTTTTAAACCCTGCAAGATGCATAGTAAGATGTTTTCAAAGATCATTAGAAATCGACCCTAATCACTGCAACATGTGGGTTGAATATGGAATGTTTGTATACATTGTTCATTCATTTTGCTCTCGAGCGTTAAAACAAGCAAGTGAGTCACTTAGCATGGAGGATTTCGCATCATTAGAAAAGCAAAAAGAAGATATGCTTGATACGACTCACAAATGTTTTACCGCTGCAGAAATTCTAACCGCGAACGATTATGATAAATCATATGATGAAATATGGCTATACTATTACATGCTGGGCAAAGTTGCTGAAAAAAGAAATAAGCCACCTGCAGTATACTTAGACTTTTACTCCAAAGCTGTTGATATGCTGCAAAAAGCTGGAGCTATTTACCCTCTCAAAATTAGCTACAGTACTCCAATGACCCTTTCTATTG GTTTAGAGATGCATTACAGGATCCATGCATCCATATTGAAATACATAGAACAACATGAGAACAAACCAATTCCCGTATCTGTCGGCAAGGTATTTCAAACGTGTATAGAAGAATGGAAAAAGGGTCCGTTTTCGAGAAAATCGGCAAAGGATAGAGAAAATGCGGCCTTAGAGACAGAAAAAGCAGAGACCAAGTCTGTTGCTGCAGATGAGCCTGTACAGGCTGCGAATATACTCAAACGTTCTGTTAGTGATGCGGGGGAAGAAAGCAATATTGATGCTAAGAGGCTTAAATTAGAATCCGCAGCTGCCAAGGTCAGGCGATCAGCATCGTATGATACTGAACGAATAGCGAATAAAGAACCTGTAAAACAAACGACAAATTCCGAAGCTGAACCAGCGAAAGATGCGAACACGCTTATGGAGATTACAGAGCCAACTAATGAAACTAATAATAAAGAACAAGAAAAAGAAACTGACCTACAGAAGCCAGATACAGTATCTATAGTAGCTGATAAcacagaaaaagaaaaagataaaaCAGACCTAGGGAAAAAAGAAGACAGCAGTAGTTCATCTTCTTCATCCACTGGATCTAGTTCGAGTGATTCGACAACTGATAGCAGTACTGACTCGAGTAGGGATAGCGAATCATCTAATAAATCCAGCAATGATTCCAGGCCCTTGACAGATGAAGAGATCATGAACATTGTATCTGCATGCTTATACGCATTAGAAGACTGTGCGAGTAGATTTCCGCCACATTATAAAGCCATTTACAGGCTGGCTCACTACCATTTTTATTTCAAGAAAGGAAAAGACATTGAGAGATGCCGTGATCTTATGCTGTTTAACTTCACGTCAAGTTTTGGTTCATCTATTGGTGGACTCTTCAGTGAAAGAAAAACGGCGAATTTTTTCAATAACATCTGGAAAATACCGGTAGACGAAGTCGAAAGAGCTGGTGGCTTCGCTTTTCATATGAGTCGTTGTGTTCTACTTACAATGGAGATTTTAAAAGAAATAGATGATCATAAAACATTGCTCGACTTGACTTTGCAACTACAGAAAATACCTGAACCAGATAAAACATACCTGCGTGATTGTGACCGAGGGGAGCTAGCTCAGCAAGCCTTTTCCTTGTCCGTTCTATCGCTCAAAGGACAGCTGCTGAAGTTCTGTCAACAACCAGACTTAAAGAGCAATGAAGTTGAACAACAAGGGCTCAAAAGTCTTATGATAGATATTTACTTATCGTACCAGAGAGTGCAAAAGCAGTCAAACTCGAAACAATTCGTTAACTTATTAGTAGATGCGTACAAACTAATAACCACTACTCCTATAACAGATAATATGAATCTAGTCGATCTTAGTCTTAAATACTGTCAGGTTCTCAGACAAACAAGCAATCAAGAAAATTTGCTAAAGTCTCAAAATGCGCAGAAGAAACAAGCAGCCAAAATGGCAGCAGCAGCTGCTGCTGCAGAAACGATGAAAGCTACTAATCACGCTAAAACTAATCCTAAAGTTTCTTTGACCGCTACACCGACATCGTCAACTGCAGCGACGACGGCGACTGCTCTACCGAAAATGTCACAGCATGAAATGGCTGCAGCGTTTCAAAACTACTTGCCGATGTTGAATGATCCTGTAATTTCGCAGCAAACAGCAGCAGCGTTGTCTCTATCATACTTGAGCAATGCATTAGCAGGTTACTCTTCACTACAGAACACGTTACAGAATTCGTTACAAACATCCCTACAGAATTCCTTTCAAGCTGAATTTTACAGACAATTTTTGGGACAAGGATTCTCTTCATATATTCCCCCTGCTAAAAAGCAAAAACGCGGTCCCAAGCCCGGAAGTAGGCAAAACACTGTTAGTTCACAATTGAAGGCATCCAAGTCGTTCAGTGCGGGTACATCAATGCATAAAACAGCGAGCACCTCGACGAGTGGTTTACAGAAACCAACGAGCAGTGTACAAAAAACTACAGCTAGTTTACAAAAATCCGCATCAGCTCCTCTGGCTCCGAGTATGGGTACCGTGTTGCCTTCACTTCCCGCGTCGATGACGGCGGGGCTTACGACCTACAATCCTCCTGTATCAACGCACTCTGTGCCCACTCAAGCGCACATGTCCTCAGCTTCAACGGTGAGCGCGCCGATCCATACCAAACCGCCGATGCCGCATCAGCAAGTAAGCCCAGGAAAAACGTTGCAGGAAAAACTAGCTGAAAGGCAAAAGAATATGCCTACGATTTCAAAGAATGTAAGCACGCAGGAGATAAATGCGTCTATTAGCAGACTACCATCGTCACTGACGATTACTAAGACTGCAGTTCCTAAAGCACCGATCGTTCAAGGCAAGAAACCGGAAGTCAAAAAAGCACTGTTCAACGAAACGGAAGCAAGGCCTAAACCTTTATCTTCAGATGAAGTCATTGTGTTAGATGACGATTAA